From a region of the Malania oleifera isolate guangnan ecotype guangnan chromosome 12, ASM2987363v1, whole genome shotgun sequence genome:
- the LOC131143894 gene encoding uncharacterized protein LOC131143894, whose protein sequence is MRDIQHVIDLVPGSSLPNLPHYRMNPKEHDELKRKLGHRHIKWVEYIQQFTFVLKYRAGVENKAADALSRVVATLETLHIKGTSITHPDFVIHDGFLFKGTRLCIPSTSLRDQLIEELHARGTAGHFGKDKTIAMVEDKFYLPSIKRDVAIIVSHCRTCQTAQGRKQNTIASTTRTLAKH, encoded by the exons ATGAGAGATATTCAACATGTTATTGATCTTGTTCCTGGTTCATCTTTACCTAATTTGCCACATTATAGAATGAACCCAAAGGAACATGACGAGCTAAAGAG GAAGTTGGGGCATAGACACATAAAATGGGTTGAGTACATACAACAGTTCACCTTTGTGCTCAAATACCGAGCTGGTGTCGAGAACAAAgcagctgatgctttgagtcgggtCGTAGCCACATTGGAGACACTTCATATTAAG GGTACTTCTATTACTCACCCTGATTTTGTCATTCATGATGGGTTCCTTTTCAAGGGAACAAGATTGTGCATCCCATCCACATCTCTACGTGACCAATTGATTGAAGAGTTACATGCGAGGGGCACCGCAGGTCATTTTGGTAAGGACAAGACAATTGCTATGGTAGAAGATAAGTTTTATTTGCCTAGTATCAAGAGGGATGTTGCCATAATTGTTTCCCACTGCCGCACATGTCAGACAGCTCAGGGTAGGAAACAAAACACTATTGCCAGTACCACACGTACCTTGGCAAAACATTAG